In Mixophyes fleayi isolate aMixFle1 chromosome 11, aMixFle1.hap1, whole genome shotgun sequence, one DNA window encodes the following:
- the LOC142106660 gene encoding olfactory receptor 5V1-like: MNSKNHTTISEFILMGLSEVSEVQIICFVLLLCIYIVTLLGNMSLIIAYIFSANLQTPMYFFLANFSFLDICYISSTVPKMLSNLLSGCKTISFYGCALQLYSFGVCGGTECYVLAAMAYDRNNAICHPLRYSAVMNKSTCIKLVAGSWLIGSVNIMIHTVLTFKLPFCDNKIDQVFCDIPPLLKLSCIDTWTNELVVFCTSGFVILCSFILINVSYIQIISIIVNVHSTSGMKKGFSTCTSHLIVVTIFYGSIMFVYLKPKSSNAMYQDRLVAVMYTVVAPLLNPFIYSLRNNDVKKALMNIGLSIWT; the protein is encoded by the coding sequence ATGAATAGCAAAAATCATACAACTATATCTGAATTTATTCTCATGGGACTTTCAGAAGTTTCAGAAGTCCAgattatatgttttgttttactcctatgtatatatatagttacaCTGCTTGGAAACATGTCATTAATTATTGCTTACATATTTAGTGCAAATCTTCAGACTCCTATGTACTTTTTTCTTGCAAATTTTTCTTTTCTAGACATATGTTATATATCATCTACTGTTCCCAAGATGTTGTCAAACTTACTGTCAGGGTGTAAGACCATCTCTTTCTATGGGtgcgctttacaattgtacaGTTTCGGAGTCTGTGGCGGCACAGAGTGCTATGTACTTGCGGCTATGGCTTATGATCGAAACAACGCCATATGCCATCCACTACGGTATAGTGCCGTCATGAATAAATCAACTTGCATTAAGCTCGTAGCTGGCTCCTGGCTCATTGGTTCAGTCAATATTATGATACATACTGTCCTCACGTTCAAACTGCCTTTCTGCGATAATAAGATAGATCAAGTATTTTGTGACATTCCTCCCTTGCTAAAACTTTCATGCATCGACACCTGGACCAACGAACTTGTTGTTTTTTGCACTAGTGGTTTTGTTATTCTTTGTTcgtttatattaataaatgtttcgTACATACAAATAATATCAATAATTGTAAATGTCCACTCAACTTCAGGAATGAAGAAAGGTTTTTCAACTTGCACTTCACACTTAATAGTCGTCACCATATTTTATGGATCTATCATGTTTGTGTATCTCAAACCCAAATCAAGCAATGCCATGTATCAGGATAGACTGGTTGCCGTCATGTACACAGTAGTGGCCCCACTATTAAACCCTTTTATATATAGTTTAAGGAACAATGATGTAAAAAAAGCACTCATGAATATTGGATTGTCTATATGGACATAG
- the LOC142106661 gene encoding olfactory receptor 5AP2-like yields the protein MEKNKTTITEFILAGLAETPFLNIFFTTAFIVIYIVTVLGNISIIIAYKCSLNLHTPMYFLLANFSFLEICYISDTCPKLLSNSLVEHKSISFYGCVAQMYLGLLFAGTEFYILASMAYDRYSAICRPLFYNMIMNKILCIQLIAASWIISAINAAIHTALTFTLPFCGSNKMNSFYCDIPPLLKLACSNTRVNEIAVFVISGCVIFGSFALTMLSYTKIISTILKIKSVTGRKKAFSTCASHLMAVTMFYGSIFFVYFKPKSKYEIEQDRVVSVFYTIIAPLLNPFIYSIRNKEMKAAFLKLLQLIVPKKY from the coding sequence ATGGAGAAAAACAAGACCACAATCACAGAATTTATTCTCGCAGGACTTGCAGAGACTCCTTTTCTGAATATCTTTTTCACCACTGCATTTATAGTGATTTACATTGTTACTGTGCTGGGAAATATATCAATAATTATTGCATATAAATGTAGCCTAAATCTTCACACTCCTATGTATTTTCTTCTTGCCAATTTCTCCTTTCTAGAGATATGTTACATCTCGGACACGTGTCCCAAACTGCTGTCAAACTCTCTAGTGGAGCATAAGTCTATCTCTTTCTATGGCTGTGTCGCACAGATGTACTTGGGATTGCTCTTTGCTGGTACCGAGTTCTACATACTTGCAAGTATGGCTTATGACCGATACAGCGCTATATGTCGCCCGCTATTCTATAACATGATTATGAATAAAATATTGTGTATTCAGCTTATCGCTGCCTCGTGGATCATTAGCGCTATAAATGCTGCAATACACACTGCACTTACATTCACATTGCCATTTTGTGGTTCTAATAAAATGAATTCATTTTATTGCGATATTCCCCCTTTGCTAAAACTGGCATGCAGCAACACCAGGGTGAATGAAATCGCTGTTTTTGTCATAAGTGGGTGCGTCATTTTTGGCTCATTTGCACTAACAATGTTATCATATACAAAAATCATCTCGACAATTCTGAAAATCAAATCGGTTACTGGTCGGAAAAAAGCCTTTTCAACCTGCGCCTCCCACTTAATGGCTGTTACTATGTTCTACGGttccattttttttgtatatttcaaaCCCAAATCAAAGTATGAAATAGAACAGGACAGAGTGGTGTCAGTCTTCTACACAATCATCGCACCTTTGTTAAAcccttttatatacagtataaggaataaagaaatgaaagcagCATTTCTAAAATTGCTACAGTTGATTGTGCCTAAAAAGTACTAA